One window of Leptospira yasudae genomic DNA carries:
- a CDS encoding putative Ig domain-containing protein: MKDLLKETNSKFRMANRSCLEPEEVKTISRKYSKYFLLRFSSLAEFLFLIHLLLFGIAFCECLPNEKDNDPALMLLGVPQTSEESPNNDGSPQLSFNYPTSSYRLVKNVPVVPISPDIQGDLSNFSITPPLPAGLVMNPTTGTITGSPASALPVTTYQVTASNSSKSFTVSLNLSADALNAEIESYIKAPNAEVFDQFGKSIAIDGDTLVVGAPIEDSNQTTISNSLGPNLTPAGDNDSANNSGAAYVFRRTGSTWAFEAYLKAPNAESGDQFGYKVAIDNGFIAISAPFERGGGGISLHNPQPSFGPANDNDSAFSAGAVYVFRRDSNVWVWQSYIKGKNTEASDRFGESISISGELIAVGAMGEDSANAIICNGATNIPTGATDNEGAGGSGATYVFTR, translated from the coding sequence ATGAAGGATCTATTAAAAGAAACAAATTCAAAGTTTAGGATGGCAAATCGTTCGTGTCTTGAACCCGAGGAAGTTAAAACGATATCGCGGAAGTATTCGAAATATTTCCTTTTGCGCTTTAGTTCGCTCGCCGAGTTTTTATTTCTTATACATCTTTTATTATTCGGGATCGCTTTTTGCGAATGTCTTCCGAATGAAAAAGATAACGATCCCGCGTTAATGCTTTTGGGAGTTCCGCAGACTTCCGAAGAGTCGCCAAACAACGACGGATCTCCGCAACTTTCGTTTAACTATCCGACTTCGTCGTATCGACTTGTAAAAAATGTTCCGGTCGTTCCGATTAGTCCCGATATCCAAGGCGATTTGTCGAATTTTTCGATAACCCCGCCCTTACCGGCAGGATTAGTTATGAATCCGACGACCGGTACGATTACCGGGAGCCCAGCCTCCGCATTGCCGGTAACAACGTATCAAGTAACCGCATCGAATTCATCCAAATCGTTTACGGTTTCGTTAAATCTTTCGGCCGATGCATTGAATGCCGAAATTGAATCTTATATCAAAGCCCCGAATGCAGAAGTTTTTGATCAATTCGGAAAATCGATCGCAATCGACGGAGACACTCTTGTTGTAGGAGCTCCTATCGAAGATAGTAATCAGACTACAATTTCAAATTCTCTGGGACCAAATTTAACCCCGGCGGGAGACAACGACTCAGCCAACAATTCAGGAGCAGCCTACGTTTTTCGCCGCACAGGGAGCACTTGGGCTTTCGAAGCGTATTTGAAGGCTCCCAATGCAGAAAGCGGCGACCAATTCGGATACAAAGTTGCAATCGATAACGGCTTTATCGCGATCTCTGCCCCATTCGAACGAGGTGGAGGAGGAATCAGCCTTCACAATCCGCAACCCTCTTTTGGTCCAGCAAACGACAACGATTCGGCATTCAGCGCGGGCGCAGTTTATGTTTTTCGTAGGGATTCGAATGTTTGGGTCTGGCAGTCCTACATAAAAGGAAAGAACACGGAAGCAAGCGACCGTTTCGGGGAATCAATCAGCATTTCAGGTGAGCTTATCGCCGTTGGAGCAATGGGAGAGGATTCAGCCAATGCGATTATTTGCAACGGTGCAACCAATATACCAACGGGCGCAACGGATAACGAGGGAGCCGGCGGAAGCGGCGCCACCTATGTGTTTACGCGTTAA
- a CDS encoding AraC family transcriptional regulator produces MPCDIYYASAIQYITLGSIYYFKKQRPFQKKQALIVIFIGLNLIIFSSQSIFSNQMLSYILNFLYSFSTVSGTILIYTVCKESFEYSESKKRKNTQSDFNQELALIGCISLALSVALVYLWYNTEPKILPNLFSTLNGFSITFLILYCLYIQVYLKNHYARKALNLMYFLIALIAVEKLKLMIPNPYSYTITLVGGIIYIVLPIFLFSNLLIITPPKKEFESLPKSFEFKKATGIDLLVNLDNEKIMFKLYDLFVHERIFLDEDLRLPTLSEEMGLSVHQLSAFINRHLRTNFNTFVNYFRLKEAMSMLIDEPSRSILSICMAVGFNGMSTFQRFFLYATNTSPSRYREAVVNGEKIEFSPLFQPIAFEIRQFEEQYLRECEHRAISELTM; encoded by the coding sequence ATGCCCTGCGATATTTATTATGCAAGTGCGATTCAATATATTACATTAGGTTCCATTTATTATTTTAAAAAACAAAGGCCGTTCCAAAAGAAACAAGCTTTGATAGTAATATTCATCGGATTAAACCTGATAATTTTTTCGAGTCAGTCTATTTTTTCCAACCAGATGTTATCCTATATATTAAACTTTCTTTATTCCTTTTCTACGGTTTCCGGAACGATTTTGATTTACACTGTTTGCAAAGAATCGTTCGAATACTCCGAATCAAAAAAAAGAAAAAACACTCAATCGGATTTCAATCAGGAACTTGCTTTAATCGGCTGTATTTCTTTGGCATTAAGTGTGGCTTTGGTATATTTATGGTATAATACCGAACCCAAAATTCTCCCGAACCTTTTTTCGACTTTAAACGGTTTTTCGATTACCTTTCTAATCCTATACTGCTTGTACATTCAAGTTTATTTAAAAAATCATTACGCTCGAAAAGCTTTAAATTTGATGTATTTTCTGATCGCTTTAATAGCTGTCGAAAAACTCAAACTGATGATTCCGAATCCGTATTCTTACACGATTACTCTTGTCGGAGGAATTATCTACATTGTCCTCCCTATTTTTCTTTTCAGCAACTTACTTATAATTACTCCTCCAAAAAAGGAATTCGAGTCATTACCGAAATCTTTCGAGTTCAAAAAAGCGACCGGTATCGATCTCCTTGTCAACTTAGACAATGAAAAAATCATGTTTAAACTGTATGATCTATTCGTCCATGAGCGAATTTTCTTGGACGAAGATTTGAGACTTCCAACTTTGTCGGAAGAAATGGGCTTGAGTGTGCATCAACTATCAGCATTCATAAATCGTCATCTTCGAACTAATTTCAATACCTTCGTGAATTACTTCCGCCTAAAGGAAGCGATGTCTATGTTGATTGACGAACCCTCAAGATCGATTTTGTCCATTTGCATGGCCGTCGGATTCAATGGAATGTCCACTTTCCAAAGATTTTTTCTCTATGCGACAAATACCTCACCGAGCAGGTATCGTGAAGCCGTTGTAAATGGAGAGAAAATAGAATTCAGTCCGCTATTCCAACCCATCGCATTTGAAATTCGCCAATTCGAAGAGCAATACTTAAGAGAATGCGAACATCGTGCTATTTCTGAACTTACGATGTAA
- a CDS encoding copper-transporting P-type ATPase, whose translation MEHKHMHHHSVKSVENLPPESSNINSKIYTCSMHPEIRRNEPGDCPICGMRLVLQKGNSKEEDEAEVRSLGRKLYSSILLTIPVFFLAMGEMYFTSANFTSLNGWIQLILGTSVLLGPGFFLIKKGFLSFRTLNLNMYTLITIGVGSAYGYSLFAILFPDLFPETAKMHGKIGLYFEAASVILTLVILGEYLQARAQRRTGDAIQALLSLAPKSAHRIEAGKEIEIAVDEIKIGDHLRIKPGEKIPIDGVVIEGFSFVDESMLTGEPIPVEKRVRDKVFGASTNQTGSFIIQAERVGAETILSQIIHMVEEAQRSKAPIQALADKVAGFFVPIVILISVITFCVWYFFGPEPVIANGILNSLSVLIIACPCALGLATPISIMVGVGIGARNGILIRNAEALEKTGKATILFTDKTGTLTEGRPRVTDVIPVMGVKEEYLLQLASSLEQKSEHPIARAIVRRAEESNLKFLPSQNFSSLTGRGVSAKIEDLTVFVGKKTGWEINTEPIAKELQSKEEEFLLNGKTVIWVADEKRWLGIIAVTDPIKSTTKDAVSRLKTYGIRILMLTGDSISTGKKVGDQVGISEIYAGLSPQDKRDIVKKFRSKNEVLLVAGDGINDAPALTEADVGIAMGSGTDIAIQSAGVTLVKGDLLGISKVISLSHATMRNIKQNLFFAFIYNFLGVPIAAGVLYPFFHILLSPLIAGAAMSLSSVSVIANALRLYKEKI comes from the coding sequence ATGGAACATAAACACATGCATCATCATTCTGTAAAGTCGGTTGAAAATTTACCACCCGAATCCTCGAACATAAATTCGAAAATATACACTTGCAGTATGCACCCGGAAATCCGAAGAAACGAGCCGGGCGATTGCCCTATTTGTGGAATGAGGCTCGTATTACAAAAAGGGAATTCCAAAGAAGAGGATGAAGCCGAAGTGCGCTCATTAGGACGCAAACTTTATTCTTCAATACTTCTAACGATACCCGTGTTCTTTTTGGCTATGGGGGAAATGTATTTTACATCTGCGAACTTTACGAGTCTCAACGGTTGGATTCAATTAATTTTAGGAACAAGCGTCTTATTGGGACCAGGTTTTTTCCTAATCAAGAAGGGTTTTTTATCTTTTAGAACTTTAAACCTAAATATGTACACTTTGATCACCATAGGTGTCGGATCTGCTTACGGCTATTCATTGTTTGCAATCTTATTTCCGGATCTCTTTCCGGAGACGGCGAAAATGCACGGAAAGATCGGGTTATATTTCGAAGCCGCTTCAGTGATCCTTACTTTGGTCATATTGGGCGAGTATTTACAAGCACGGGCACAACGTAGAACGGGAGATGCTATTCAGGCTTTGTTAAGTTTGGCCCCGAAGAGTGCACATCGAATAGAAGCCGGTAAAGAAATTGAGATTGCGGTTGATGAGATTAAAATTGGAGACCATCTGAGAATCAAGCCGGGTGAAAAGATTCCGATTGACGGTGTCGTAATAGAGGGCTTTAGTTTTGTCGATGAGTCTATGCTGACCGGCGAACCTATACCGGTTGAAAAAAGAGTTCGCGATAAAGTATTCGGAGCGAGCACAAATCAAACCGGTAGTTTTATTATTCAGGCGGAGCGCGTTGGCGCGGAGACAATCCTTTCACAGATCATTCATATGGTGGAGGAAGCACAGCGGTCGAAGGCTCCGATTCAGGCCCTTGCGGATAAGGTCGCCGGTTTCTTCGTTCCGATCGTGATCCTAATTTCCGTTATCACATTTTGCGTTTGGTATTTTTTCGGACCGGAGCCGGTCATTGCGAACGGAATCTTAAATTCTCTTTCGGTATTAATTATTGCGTGTCCATGTGCGTTGGGTCTTGCGACACCGATTTCCATCATGGTCGGGGTCGGAATTGGTGCACGAAATGGAATTCTAATCAGAAATGCGGAAGCATTAGAAAAAACGGGAAAAGCAACCATACTCTTTACGGATAAAACAGGAACACTTACGGAGGGTAGACCCAGAGTTACCGATGTAATCCCTGTTATGGGAGTAAAGGAGGAATATCTACTGCAATTGGCGAGCTCTTTGGAGCAAAAGAGTGAGCATCCGATTGCAAGGGCCATTGTTCGTAGAGCGGAAGAATCGAATTTAAAATTTCTCCCGAGTCAAAATTTCTCTTCTTTAACCGGAAGAGGAGTCAGCGCAAAAATAGAAGACCTTACGGTCTTTGTAGGTAAGAAAACCGGATGGGAAATAAACACTGAACCAATTGCCAAAGAATTACAATCCAAAGAAGAAGAGTTCCTTTTGAATGGGAAGACAGTCATTTGGGTTGCTGATGAAAAACGATGGTTAGGAATCATCGCAGTCACCGATCCAATTAAATCCACAACCAAGGATGCCGTCTCCAGATTGAAAACGTACGGGATTCGAATTTTAATGTTGACGGGGGATTCGATTTCTACTGGAAAAAAAGTTGGGGATCAGGTCGGGATTTCGGAAATATATGCGGGTCTTAGCCCGCAAGACAAAAGGGACATCGTTAAAAAATTTAGATCTAAAAATGAAGTTCTCCTTGTTGCCGGAGATGGGATTAACGATGCTCCGGCTCTCACAGAAGCGGATGTTGGGATTGCAATGGGTTCCGGTACCGATATCGCGATTCAGAGCGCAGGAGTTACTTTAGTGAAAGGGGATTTATTAGGAATATCGAAAGTGATTTCGTTAAGCCATGCGACTATGCGGAACATTAAACAAAACCTTTTCTTCGCGTTCATCTATAATTTCTTAGGCGTTCCCATTGCGGCAGGTGTTTTGTATCCATTCTTTCATATTTTATTGTCTCCGCTGATTGCCGGTGCCGCAATGAGTTTAAGTTCTGTTTCCGTAATAGCGAACGCATTGAGACTTTATAAAGAGAAAATATAA
- a CDS encoding N-acetylmuramoyl-L-alanine amidase, with protein MRHFQNFSSFNNFLLFYLLFSGAVLLAGPEKEAPETASSPPTPAQTFKVVIDPGHGGVDLKPKEDHGDKYDPITDKYLELYKAGASSKGRKERAVVLELAKELKEILDLTKTPEGFETFKSYMKSFTNDDLPWIKIDSVMTRTGNAEEREYSANEDPNAPYRLFDYPDKKTKKMKQGRISFINQEKPNLVVSLHLNPSYKEHPGGMAAVLSPSYRTFYVLKGISEGRYSEDKFNDSPWAEWMVFKEGWSKLENAVADAWIYFHGYWPNKSGKKTDLSAFEGYRQNMISWKYKDIPGWEELAKAGGKGRYSKTHKSFVAEGKFWEREKAEPELWRREDGREGFGGDNHYASAELMRFVQYGLRKRKTDEDFPEPGPINKPYLSTYALPTFINAISAYLEIGYIDKEKDMTLMTKRKKDVAISLAAGIYSLVHGVKIKQQDYPYVPVGKKIHWKRYENYKNGNYFQIVSD; from the coding sequence GTGAGGCATTTTCAAAACTTCTCTTCGTTTAACAATTTTCTTCTTTTTTACCTTTTGTTTTCGGGGGCGGTCCTTCTGGCCGGTCCCGAAAAGGAAGCGCCTGAAACCGCTTCTTCACCGCCGACTCCCGCTCAAACCTTCAAAGTGGTGATCGATCCCGGACACGGAGGAGTCGATCTCAAACCCAAAGAGGATCACGGCGATAAATACGATCCGATCACGGATAAATATCTGGAACTCTATAAAGCCGGAGCTTCTTCCAAAGGAAGAAAGGAACGCGCGGTCGTATTAGAACTTGCTAAAGAACTCAAGGAGATTCTCGACTTAACGAAAACTCCGGAAGGATTCGAGACGTTCAAGTCGTATATGAAGTCGTTTACGAACGACGATCTTCCCTGGATCAAAATCGATTCCGTGATGACACGGACGGGAAACGCGGAGGAACGCGAATATTCCGCCAACGAAGATCCGAACGCTCCGTATCGTCTTTTCGATTATCCCGATAAAAAAACGAAAAAGATGAAACAAGGGAGAATTTCGTTTATCAATCAGGAAAAACCGAACCTTGTCGTGTCGCTTCATCTCAATCCGAGTTACAAGGAACATCCCGGCGGAATGGCCGCGGTGCTTTCTCCTTCGTACAGAACCTTCTACGTTTTGAAAGGAATCTCCGAAGGAAGATATTCCGAGGATAAGTTCAACGATTCTCCTTGGGCGGAGTGGATGGTCTTTAAAGAAGGCTGGTCCAAACTCGAAAACGCCGTCGCCGACGCGTGGATTTACTTTCACGGTTATTGGCCGAACAAGTCCGGTAAAAAAACGGATCTTTCCGCGTTCGAAGGGTATCGCCAAAACATGATTAGTTGGAAATACAAGGACATTCCCGGTTGGGAAGAATTGGCGAAGGCCGGCGGTAAAGGGCGATACTCGAAAACTCATAAAAGCTTTGTCGCGGAAGGAAAATTCTGGGAACGAGAAAAGGCCGAGCCCGAACTCTGGAGAAGAGAGGACGGAAGAGAAGGCTTCGGAGGCGACAACCATTACGCTTCCGCGGAACTGATGCGTTTCGTTCAATACGGTTTGCGAAAAAGAAAAACGGACGAAGACTTTCCCGAACCCGGACCGATCAATAAACCTTACTTGTCCACATACGCGCTTCCTACGTTTATCAACGCGATTTCGGCTTATTTAGAAATCGGTTATATAGACAAGGAAAAGGATATGACTCTGATGACTAAACGGAAGAAGGACGTCGCGATTTCGCTTGCGGCGGGAATTTATTCTTTGGTTCACGGTGTCAAAATCAAACAACAGGATTATCCTTACGTTCCGGTCGGCAAGAAGATCCATTGGAAGCGTTACGAAAATTATAAAAATGGAAACTACTTTCAGATCGTGAGCGACTGA
- a CDS encoding O-methyltransferase, whose protein sequence is MSKGSPPGKYGTSVFLNGLEERIDSELVPRPVDILFQMEEDAAALGVPVLTPASGAVLRFLVETAQPEEILELGTGYGISLFWMASGLKRIAKIVSLEREIDYIARVRSYLEKHPFGDLDIHLLKTHCLQYMKDALDVPNADWFGKFVFIDCDKVLYPEIFRILSRLKPTTAVFDNVLWHGRIFDSERQAPSDKAVREFWDEVRNSDFAYTLFPVGDGLLQIRFRETR, encoded by the coding sequence ATGAGCAAGGGAAGTCCTCCGGGAAAATACGGAACCTCCGTTTTTTTAAACGGACTTGAGGAACGGATCGATTCCGAACTGGTTCCTCGTCCCGTCGACATTCTCTTTCAAATGGAAGAAGACGCGGCCGCGCTCGGCGTTCCGGTTTTAACTCCCGCGTCCGGAGCGGTGTTGCGTTTTCTCGTGGAGACGGCTCAGCCCGAAGAAATTCTCGAGCTCGGAACCGGTTACGGCATTTCCCTTTTTTGGATGGCTTCGGGTTTGAAACGGATCGCGAAAATTGTTTCCTTGGAACGGGAGATCGATTATATCGCAAGGGTTCGATCGTATCTCGAAAAACATCCCTTCGGTGATCTCGACATTCATCTTTTGAAAACGCATTGTTTGCAATACATGAAGGATGCACTCGATGTTCCGAACGCGGACTGGTTCGGTAAGTTCGTATTTATAGATTGTGATAAGGTTTTATATCCGGAGATCTTTCGGATTCTTTCCCGATTGAAACCGACAACGGCTGTGTTCGATAACGTTCTCTGGCACGGGAGAATCTTCGACTCAGAAAGACAGGCTCCTTCGGACAAGGCCGTCCGTGAGTTTTGGGACGAAGTGAGAAATTCCGATTTCGCTTATACTCTATTCCCGGTAGGCGACGGTCTGCTTCAGATTCGTTTTCGAGAAACCCGATAA
- a CDS encoding MBL fold metallo-hydrolase gives MYCKFHHKQYQFEGISEGGIRTSLYLPSLSLMFDIGAQNPNRIHLDTLLLTHSHLDHSAGLPYYISQRSLKKLKPPKIFVPVPLEQPMRKILDLYSQIEDFPYSYEMKGVSDGEKIDLDPHHFFSPHKTFHRVPSQGYTIYQRRKKLKKEFQSVSKEELNRVLKEKTEVSELSEAPVISFSGDTKIEFVLEHEDVANSSILFIECTYIDKERNTAQAREWGHIHLDEIIGNLSSFKNEKIVLIHFSKRYTVPYIREVLDKRIPKEERHRFHAFLP, from the coding sequence GTGTATTGTAAGTTTCATCATAAACAGTATCAGTTCGAGGGAATTTCCGAAGGAGGAATCCGAACTTCTTTGTATCTTCCTTCCCTGAGTCTGATGTTCGATATAGGAGCGCAGAATCCGAATCGAATCCATCTCGATACGCTTCTTCTTACGCATTCTCATCTGGACCATTCCGCCGGTTTGCCGTATTATATTTCGCAGCGATCGTTGAAGAAGTTAAAACCTCCTAAGATTTTCGTTCCGGTTCCGCTCGAACAACCGATGCGTAAGATTCTCGATCTTTATTCTCAGATCGAAGATTTTCCGTATTCGTACGAGATGAAAGGCGTGAGCGACGGGGAAAAGATCGACCTCGATCCGCATCATTTCTTTTCTCCGCATAAAACGTTCCATCGAGTTCCTTCGCAAGGTTATACGATTTATCAAAGAAGAAAGAAGCTCAAAAAAGAATTTCAATCCGTCTCCAAGGAAGAATTGAACCGGGTCTTGAAGGAAAAAACGGAAGTTTCCGAACTAAGCGAAGCTCCCGTCATCAGTTTTTCCGGCGATACGAAGATCGAATTCGTTCTCGAACACGAAGACGTAGCCAATTCGAGTATTCTATTTATTGAATGTACTTATATAGACAAGGAACGAAACACGGCGCAGGCGAGGGAATGGGGTCATATTCATCTCGACGAAATTATCGGTAACCTTTCCTCGTTCAAAAACGAAAAGATCGTCTTGATACATTTTTCGAAACGTTATACGGTTCCTTATATCCGCGAAGTTTTGGACAAACGAATTCCGAAAGAGGAAAGACACCGCTTCCACGCGTTTCTGCCATGA
- a CDS encoding M16 family metallopeptidase yields MMPNLEQNMILNKKTSKERFAFGLSSESEAKKRAGSSEQDRLVSKKNSYIRIFCYSFVLLLAAVLPVSSAPGDFVKNVKVPPLSFEFPEVQTFSSGKGTEVYFLPGEEFPLRNIEIHIYAGVLYNPNLPPEVPELFVQAWKHGGIPSAPGSAFLETLEGYGAKIDTDANSEKIVFTISYLSRFEKEILPFVKEFLSNPLLSEEGFGVAKLNLEEAIKRRNDKIPDIAYRKTAELVYKGTVLGKSAQLDSLSKIQSKDLRDYFEQIFSKSRRVVLFTGDLQKKEAEPLVGSLLPPRETVLAEKPVVLNTQSLKKNLDSLSFQILGVDKEATQSIVMMTGILPAHKDPDFYAIQLANYIIGGGGFSSYFMQKIRSDRGLAYSSNSSTYFEKDYGVVYFTTQTKTSTTKEVYDLMREILSEETIDKITGDELESAKQSIVNRFIFQFADKMGILHNFLRFKEHDMPNDYLKTYRDKIQAVSLNDLKRVGKKYFVHSSVKTVLTGPKDITKGLNETVKHIAPEERIP; encoded by the coding sequence ATGATGCCGAACTTAGAACAGAACATGATACTGAACAAGAAAACTTCAAAAGAACGTTTCGCTTTCGGCCTTTCATCCGAATCCGAGGCGAAAAAAAGAGCCGGGTCGAGCGAACAAGACCGCCTAGTTTCAAAAAAGAATTCGTATATAAGAATATTCTGTTATTCTTTTGTATTGCTCCTCGCGGCGGTTTTGCCCGTGTCTTCGGCTCCGGGAGATTTCGTCAAAAACGTAAAGGTTCCGCCTCTCAGTTTCGAGTTTCCCGAAGTGCAGACCTTTTCTTCCGGAAAAGGAACCGAAGTGTATTTTTTACCGGGGGAAGAATTCCCTCTGAGAAACATAGAGATTCATATCTACGCGGGCGTTTTGTACAACCCGAATCTTCCGCCCGAAGTTCCCGAGTTGTTCGTACAGGCTTGGAAACACGGAGGAATTCCTTCCGCTCCGGGAAGCGCGTTTCTCGAAACACTGGAAGGTTACGGAGCCAAGATCGATACGGACGCGAACTCGGAAAAAATCGTATTCACGATTTCTTATCTTTCTCGGTTCGAAAAGGAGATTCTTCCTTTCGTGAAGGAATTTCTTTCCAATCCTTTGTTAAGCGAAGAAGGTTTCGGAGTCGCCAAACTCAATCTGGAAGAGGCGATCAAACGGAGAAACGATAAGATCCCAGACATCGCTTACCGTAAAACCGCGGAACTCGTTTATAAAGGAACCGTTCTCGGAAAAAGCGCGCAACTCGATTCCCTTTCCAAAATTCAATCCAAGGATTTGCGCGACTACTTCGAACAGATTTTTTCCAAGTCAAGAAGGGTGGTCTTATTCACCGGGGACCTTCAGAAAAAGGAAGCGGAACCGTTGGTCGGTTCGTTGCTGCCTCCGAGAGAAACCGTACTTGCGGAAAAGCCGGTCGTGTTGAACACGCAATCCCTCAAAAAGAATCTGGATTCTCTTTCGTTTCAGATTTTAGGAGTGGATAAGGAAGCGACGCAGAGCATCGTGATGATGACGGGGATTCTTCCCGCGCACAAGGACCCGGACTTTTACGCGATCCAACTCGCGAACTACATCATCGGAGGGGGCGGTTTTAGTTCGTATTTTATGCAGAAGATCCGTTCGGACCGGGGGCTTGCGTATTCCTCCAATAGTTCCACCTATTTCGAAAAAGACTACGGGGTTGTTTACTTTACCACACAGACCAAAACCTCCACGACCAAGGAAGTCTACGATCTGATGCGCGAAATATTAAGCGAAGAGACGATCGATAAGATCACCGGAGACGAACTTGAATCCGCCAAACAATCCATCGTGAACCGGTTCATCTTCCAGTTCGCGGATAAGATGGGAATTCTTCATAACTTTCTTCGGTTTAAAGAACACGATATGCCGAACGATTATCTGAAAACCTACCGCGACAAGATCCAAGCCGTAAGTTTGAACGATCTAAAGAGAGTAGGGAAAAAATATTTCGTACATTCTTCCGTGAAAACGGTTCTTACAGGACCGAAGGATATTACGAAAGGATTGAATGAAACCGTTAAACACATCGCGCCGGAAGAAAGGATTCCTTAG
- a CDS encoding M16 family metallopeptidase: MRFTKPILKPLVIFGIYVFLSSPSLFADASIFSGLKKSLEEKTRTFQMENGLRVLMMKREDSPTIAVYTKFLVGSADETPEIAGTAHLLEHMLFKGTKNIGTTNYEKEKPYLEQIAVWGKRLDSLRIQELELKSRGEEPSAEFKNQIETLKKRFTALLELHRKFVISNEDNYIYSRNGGVGFNAYTSNDVTNYQILLPANRLEIWAKLESDRLKNPILREYYTEREVVLEERRMRVENRGLGILRENYMDAAFPVGHPYRMPVIGYEKNLGFLDLEKTTTFFKNYYDPQRMVIAVVGSLDFEKTETILRNYFGDLKKGKPQALKKVADAGFNGPKFVSVVHPSTPSKIIGFNKPAFPHPDDAVFSIIDTLLAEGESGRLFKKLVLEEQIAQGVYCWNGDPGDRLSNLFSIYITNNQNADQKKVENLVQEELDRLKTEPVTAEELFKIKNQILGGYLRALDDNGKLADVLSLYQLLYGDWKELLKGYEELDTVTPEDIQRVAKKYFVAENRTIAELNPPVKETKLSGNR; this comes from the coding sequence ATGCGTTTCACGAAACCGATTCTTAAACCCCTTGTGATTTTCGGAATCTACGTCTTTCTTTCGAGTCCGTCTTTGTTTGCGGACGCTTCGATTTTCTCCGGACTCAAGAAGTCTTTGGAAGAAAAGACAAGAACCTTTCAAATGGAAAACGGACTGAGGGTCCTTATGATGAAGCGGGAGGATTCTCCTACCATCGCGGTTTATACGAAATTCTTAGTAGGCTCCGCGGACGAAACTCCGGAGATCGCGGGAACCGCCCATCTCTTGGAACATATGTTGTTCAAAGGAACCAAGAACATCGGAACCACGAACTACGAAAAAGAAAAACCGTATCTGGAACAGATCGCCGTTTGGGGAAAGAGATTGGATTCTCTTCGCATTCAAGAATTGGAATTAAAGTCCAGAGGCGAAGAACCTTCGGCGGAATTTAAGAATCAAATCGAAACGTTGAAAAAAAGATTCACCGCTCTGCTGGAACTGCATCGCAAATTCGTAATCTCTAATGAAGACAATTATATCTATTCGAGAAACGGAGGAGTCGGTTTTAACGCATACACTTCGAACGACGTTACGAACTATCAGATTCTTCTTCCCGCGAACCGGTTGGAAATCTGGGCCAAACTCGAATCCGATCGTTTGAAAAATCCTATATTACGAGAATATTATACGGAACGGGAAGTCGTTCTCGAAGAAAGAAGAATGCGCGTCGAAAACAGAGGCCTCGGAATTCTCCGCGAGAATTATATGGACGCGGCGTTTCCGGTCGGTCATCCGTATCGAATGCCCGTGATCGGCTATGAAAAAAATCTCGGTTTTCTCGATCTCGAAAAGACGACAACGTTTTTTAAAAATTATTACGATCCGCAAAGAATGGTGATCGCCGTTGTAGGCTCCTTGGATTTCGAAAAGACCGAAACGATTCTCCGCAACTATTTCGGCGATTTGAAAAAAGGAAAGCCGCAGGCTTTGAAAAAAGTCGCGGACGCGGGCTTTAACGGACCGAAATTCGTTTCCGTGGTTCATCCGAGCACGCCTTCCAAAATCATCGGATTTAACAAACCCGCGTTTCCTCATCCGGACGACGCGGTGTTCAGCATCATCGATACGCTTCTCGCGGAAGGGGAATCGGGACGGTTGTTTAAAAAACTCGTTCTCGAAGAACAAATCGCGCAGGGAGTATATTGTTGGAACGGAGATCCGGGCGATCGACTTTCCAATCTGTTTTCGATCTACATCACGAACAATCAAAACGCGGATCAAAAGAAGGTGGAGAATCTCGTTCAAGAGGAATTGGATCGTTTAAAAACCGAACCGGTAACTGCGGAAGAACTCTTTAAAATTAAAAATCAAATCCTAGGCGGTTATCTCCGAGCCTTGGATGACAACGGAAAACTCGCAGACGTTCTTTCCCTCTATCAACTTTTATACGGAGATTGGAAGGAACTTCTCAAAGGATACGAAGAATTGGATACGGTGACGCCGGAAGACATTCAGCGCGTCGCCAAAAAATACTTCGTAGCCGAAAACAGAACGATCGCGGAATTGAATCCGCCCGTAAAGGAAACCAAATTATCCGGGAACCGATGA